One genomic segment of Hallerella porci includes these proteins:
- a CDS encoding phosphatidylglycerophosphatase A family protein: protein MHKTDKFTLLVVTFFGSGLAKKAPGTFGSLLAAILSWPLLQVSFSGCFALLAAITFFVAIPFVNKAMKDTQTEDPGWIVIDEAAGIFTAFAFLPPEALTANPWMIALGFGFFRFFDILKPLGIHQLEKLPRAWGVMADDILGGIYSGICLFLIAHFFL from the coding sequence ATGCATAAAACCGATAAATTCACTCTGCTCGTCGTCACCTTTTTCGGCTCAGGTCTTGCGAAAAAAGCGCCTGGAACTTTTGGCAGTTTACTTGCCGCCATTCTTTCTTGGCCGCTTTTACAAGTCAGCTTTTCGGGATGCTTTGCGCTTCTCGCAGCGATCACATTTTTCGTCGCCATTCCCTTTGTGAATAAAGCGATGAAAGATACGCAAACCGAAGATCCGGGCTGGATTGTCATCGATGAAGCCGCAGGAATTTTTACGGCGTTCGCATTTCTTCCGCCCGAAGCGCTCACCGCAAATCCGTGGATGATCGCTCTCGGGTTTGGATTTTTCCGATTCTTCGATATTTTAAAACCGCTCGGCATTCATCAACTCGAAAAATTGCCGCGGGCTTGGGGAGTGATGGCCGACGACATTCTCGGCGGCATTTATTCGGGCATTTGCCTTTTCCTTATCGCACATTTTTTCCTCTAA
- the alr gene encoding alanine racemase has protein sequence MNLSKLPPDLNLITRPNWIEINLDALASNIQFVRKSIPKSTKILLPVKADSYGHGSLACAYAAKFAGADFLGVAHLSEGMLLRQYGMDLPILVLGPCIPADFPYLVEFQLTSALSDLKTALAFDKYLEENGLSCNAHLAINTGMHRFGIRFDDFDTIRQILTLKHLHVDGMFTHLATADMLDKNSNISTQRQIDRFSNLVELLANEGIRPQICHCSSSAGTLRHPESHFDMVRPGLVLYGYNPMGATPPEGFEYPELKPVMTIKSTIRNIHEVPTGEGVSYGQYWVAQQPTKVATIAIGYGDGYLRGEYNNGYVLIRNQLCPILGRVCMDATMVDVSRIPDVQIGETVEVVDGAADARISMEAVAEAHHTIPYEITSRVARRLYRKYIWKNRLIRWDDLKEEFHIPPFTSYPLREK, from the coding sequence ATGAATTTATCTAAGCTTCCTCCCGATTTGAATCTTATTACACGCCCGAACTGGATTGAAATCAATTTGGACGCCCTCGCGAGCAACATTCAATTTGTCCGCAAATCCATTCCCAAGAGCACAAAAATTTTACTGCCGGTCAAAGCCGATAGTTACGGCCACGGCTCTCTCGCTTGTGCTTATGCTGCAAAATTCGCCGGCGCCGACTTTTTAGGAGTCGCTCACCTTTCCGAAGGGATGCTTTTACGCCAATATGGCATGGACCTACCGATTCTTGTTCTCGGTCCTTGCATTCCCGCCGATTTTCCGTACCTCGTCGAATTTCAACTTACGTCTGCGCTCTCGGATTTAAAAACCGCGCTCGCCTTTGACAAATACTTAGAAGAAAACGGACTTTCCTGCAATGCGCATCTCGCCATTAACACGGGCATGCACCGCTTCGGTATCCGCTTTGACGATTTCGATACGATTCGCCAAATTTTGACTTTGAAGCATTTGCATGTGGACGGTATGTTTACGCATCTTGCGACCGCCGATATGCTCGATAAAAATTCCAACATCAGCACGCAGCGTCAAATTGACCGTTTCTCAAATCTCGTCGAACTTCTCGCCAACGAAGGCATTCGTCCGCAGATTTGCCACTGCTCAAGTTCCGCAGGCACATTACGTCACCCCGAAAGCCATTTTGATATGGTGCGTCCGGGACTTGTTCTCTACGGGTACAATCCGATGGGAGCAACGCCGCCCGAAGGATTTGAATATCCGGAATTAAAGCCGGTCATGACGATTAAATCGACGATTCGAAACATTCACGAAGTGCCCACCGGCGAAGGCGTTTCTTATGGACAATATTGGGTTGCGCAACAGCCGACGAAAGTCGCGACAATCGCAATCGGTTACGGCGACGGTTATCTCCGCGGCGAATACAACAACGGTTACGTTCTCATCCGCAATCAACTTTGCCCCATTCTCGGCCGCGTCTGCATGGATGCGACGATGGTCGATGTAAGCCGCATTCCCGATGTGCAAATTGGCGAAACCGTCGAAGTCGTCGATGGAGCAGCCGATGCCCGCATTTCGATGGAAGCAGTCGCCGAAGCGCATCACACGATTCCTTACGAAATCACAAGCCGCGTTGCCCGCCGACTTTACCGCAAATACATTTGGAAAAATCGTTTAATCCGCTGGGACGATTTGAAAGAAGAATTCCATATTCCGCCGTTCACATCGTATCCGCTCCGTGAAAAATAA
- a CDS encoding beta-xylosidase family glycoside hydrolase, which translates to MGWFKSLGISLACFCVANAATVSNPIIWADVPDVSTTRVDDTYYMVSTTMHFAPGVPVMKSTDLANWRTVGYAYQTLTNNDNQNLENGKDAYGKGSWASSIRYHKGFFYVLTPSYTTGKTHLYKTDDVESGNWSEVQLPFYHDPSLFFDDDGSVFVIYGGGEISYVELNSDASGVKQGGRSGKLNGVNAETAAGTSNFIVKQEGSQMFKVNGEYYLFTISWPSGKCRTELVYRSKTLLGEYTGKIFLQNNGVAQGGIFDTPEGNWYAMLFRDSGPVGRIPYLVPMKWENGWPVAENGSAPETLNLPNETAVGYNLVTSDDFTSDALALEWQWNHNPDNKNWSLKANPGNLRITTSRVDSRIVTAKNTLTQRTFGPKCSGRILLDGAHMKDGDIAGLVALQDKKGFVGLTKENGNYKVVMFEGDKDSESQKASAPFASSKIYLRIDFDLPRDKGTASFYYSENGNSWTKIGSDVSLEYSLGMFVGYRFGLFNYATKTAGGYVDFDWFKIGRNVSEEIYLDDEEPIPQTAHNATQTPWAIPGKIEMEDFDDPGKGKDAQSYSESDAENHGDSDYREGTGVDLYKKATGIIVGYNAEGEWLEYTVNVKKAGDYTLFVAVAAAGSTSSFKFSLDSDDITEEIAVPAAKEGEENYDEYNKVKANVTLPEGIHILRFTVMGAWLDIDYITFVSGKDAVDPEPIEKPSAIAKIHMQATGVQKYRVFSLNGNLLGTIFSDGVNLVQSTRNLVGERGVYIVKPSRGGMLQRITISK; encoded by the coding sequence ATGGGATGGTTTAAAAGTTTGGGAATTTCCCTGGCTTGTTTTTGTGTTGCAAATGCGGCGACGGTTTCAAATCCGATTATTTGGGCAGATGTTCCCGATGTATCGACGACGCGCGTGGACGATACTTATTACATGGTTTCGACGACGATGCATTTTGCGCCCGGCGTCCCAGTGATGAAATCGACGGATTTAGCGAATTGGCGCACGGTCGGCTATGCGTATCAGACTTTAACGAATAACGATAATCAGAATTTAGAGAACGGAAAAGACGCCTACGGAAAAGGTTCGTGGGCTTCGAGCATTCGGTATCACAAGGGATTTTTTTATGTTCTCACGCCATCTTATACGACAGGGAAAACGCACCTTTATAAAACCGATGACGTCGAAAGCGGTAACTGGAGCGAAGTGCAACTTCCGTTTTATCACGATCCATCGCTTTTTTTTGATGATGACGGCTCTGTCTTTGTGATTTATGGCGGCGGAGAAATTAGCTATGTTGAATTAAATTCCGATGCATCGGGAGTGAAACAAGGCGGAAGAAGCGGAAAATTAAACGGCGTCAATGCCGAAACGGCGGCGGGCACGAGCAATTTTATCGTCAAGCAAGAAGGTTCGCAAATGTTCAAAGTGAACGGCGAATATTACTTGTTTACGATTTCTTGGCCGAGCGGAAAATGCAGAACCGAATTGGTGTATCGTTCGAAAACTTTGCTCGGCGAATACACGGGAAAAATTTTCCTGCAAAATAATGGAGTGGCTCAAGGCGGCATTTTTGATACTCCCGAAGGAAACTGGTATGCGATGCTTTTCCGCGATTCGGGACCTGTCGGACGCATTCCATATTTGGTGCCGATGAAATGGGAAAATGGTTGGCCCGTTGCCGAGAATGGAAGCGCTCCTGAAACGTTGAATTTGCCAAACGAAACGGCTGTCGGTTATAACTTAGTCACGTCGGATGATTTTACTTCGGATGCTTTGGCTTTAGAATGGCAATGGAATCACAATCCCGATAATAAAAATTGGTCGTTAAAAGCAAATCCGGGAAATTTACGCATTACGACGAGCCGCGTCGATTCTCGCATTGTGACGGCAAAAAATACTCTCACGCAGCGCACCTTTGGCCCGAAATGTTCGGGGCGAATTTTACTCGATGGAGCGCACATGAAAGACGGCGATATTGCAGGGCTTGTGGCGCTTCAAGATAAGAAAGGATTTGTCGGACTCACGAAAGAAAATGGAAATTATAAAGTCGTGATGTTTGAAGGCGATAAAGATTCGGAATCGCAGAAAGCGTCTGCACCATTTGCAAGTTCAAAAATTTATTTGCGAATCGATTTTGATTTGCCGCGCGATAAAGGAACGGCTTCATTTTATTACAGCGAAAATGGAAATTCTTGGACGAAAATCGGTTCGGATGTATCGCTCGAATATTCGCTTGGAATGTTTGTCGGTTACCGCTTTGGGCTTTTCAATTATGCGACGAAAACGGCGGGCGGTTACGTCGATTTTGATTGGTTTAAAATCGGGCGCAATGTAAGTGAAGAAATTTATCTCGATGATGAAGAACCGATTCCGCAGACAGCGCATAATGCGACTCAGACTCCGTGGGCAATTCCGGGGAAAATTGAAATGGAAGACTTTGACGATCCGGGCAAAGGAAAGGACGCGCAGTCTTACAGCGAAAGCGACGCAGAAAACCATGGCGATAGCGATTACCGCGAAGGCACAGGCGTCGACCTTTACAAAAAGGCGACGGGCATTATCGTGGGTTACAACGCCGAAGGCGAATGGCTCGAATACACAGTGAATGTGAAAAAGGCGGGCGACTATACGCTCTTTGTGGCGGTTGCTGCGGCGGGCTCCACTTCGAGTTTCAAATTTTCTCTCGACAGCGATGATATTACCGAAGAAATTGCGGTTCCCGCTGCGAAAGAAGGCGAAGAAAATTACGATGAGTACAACAAAGTCAAAGCGAATGTGACTCTCCCCGAAGGAATTCATATTTTGCGTTTTACGGTGATGGGCGCGTGGCTTGATATTGACTACATCACATTCGTCTCGGGAAAGGATGCGGTAGATCCAGAACCGATTGAAAAACCTTCTGCGATTGCAAAAATTCACATGCAAGCAACTGGCGTGCAAAAATATCGCGTGTTCAGCCTGAATGGAAACTTGTTAGGAACGATTTTCAGCGATGGCGTAAACCTTGTGCAGTCGACTCGCAATCTTGTAGGTGAACGTGGCGTTTACATTGTCAAGCCTTCGCGCGGAGGCATGTTGCAGAGGATTACCATTTCAAAATAA
- a CDS encoding alpha-amylase family protein, which yields MKRKFVQNKWNWTSAILLSLGITAETNANPDSLVLTPPMGWNSWNIFHENINENQIKEIADAMVSSGMRDAGYIYINLDDNWMDTKRDANGALTHNPKTFPSGMK from the coding sequence ATGAAAAGAAAATTTGTACAAAATAAATGGAATTGGACCAGTGCGATTCTATTGTCGTTAGGGATAACTGCAGAGACAAATGCAAATCCCGATAGTCTCGTGCTGACGCCGCCGATGGGTTGGAACAGCTGGAATATTTTTCACGAAAACATCAACGAAAATCAGATTAAGGAAATCGCCGATGCGATGGTTTCTTCGGGTATGCGCGATGCGGGATACATTTATATAAATCTCGACGATAACTGGATGGATACCAAGCGCGATGCAAACGGTGCGCTCACGCACAATCCGAAAACGTTTCCGAGTGGCATGAAATGA
- a CDS encoding type I restriction enzyme HsdR N-terminal domain-containing protein — protein sequence MSDSFFDISRKKEIKATPEEAIRQKVVDWLLREKKVPAHLLETEFALRNIVPNNADRVDILVHNFRAGASVQEPWLLVECKRPGVDSPALLQVQINKYLRILTPKFIMLALGESAIFLALNADKKSYHRIENLPDF from the coding sequence GTGAGCGATTCTTTCTTCGACATTTCCCGCAAAAAAGAAATCAAAGCGACTCCCGAAGAAGCGATTCGGCAAAAAGTCGTCGATTGGCTTCTCCGCGAAAAAAAAGTTCCCGCGCATCTTCTCGAGACCGAATTTGCGTTGCGCAATATCGTCCCGAATAACGCAGACCGCGTCGATATTTTAGTGCACAATTTCCGCGCCGGCGCATCCGTTCAAGAGCCTTGGCTTCTCGTCGAATGCAAACGCCCCGGAGTCGATTCGCCCGCTTTATTGCAAGTGCAAATCAACAAATATCTGCGCATTCTCACGCCGAAATTCATCATGCTCGCCCTCGGCGAATCCGCCATTTTCCTAGCCCTAAACGCCGACAAAAAAAGCTACCACAGAATTGAAAATCTTCCTGATTTTTAG